A stretch of Campylobacter volucris DNA encodes these proteins:
- the kdsA gene encoding 3-deoxy-8-phosphooctulonate synthase, with translation MQKMILLAGPCVIESEELVFKVAQELECFLKDDRIDFYFKSSFDKANRTSISSFRGPGIEKGLEILQKVKNKFGMQILTDIHESSQAKIAAEVVDVLQIPAFLCRQTDLLVAAAQTKAKVNIKKGQFLNPDDIKFSVSKILQTRGINAEGYEVAKENGVFVAERGSSFGYGNLVVDMRSLIIMRKYAPVIFDATHSVQMPGANNGSSGGKSEFVEPLARAAAAVGVDGFFFETHLNPCEALCDGPNMLDISRLKKCVDTLLKIQENI, from the coding sequence ATGCAAAAAATGATATTACTTGCAGGTCCTTGTGTGATAGAAAGTGAAGAGCTTGTTTTTAAAGTCGCACAAGAGCTTGAATGTTTTTTAAAAGATGATAGGATTGATTTTTATTTTAAATCAAGTTTTGATAAGGCAAATAGAACTAGTATCAGTAGTTTTAGAGGTCCTGGTATAGAAAAAGGCTTGGAAATTTTACAAAAAGTTAAAAATAAATTTGGTATGCAAATTTTAACTGATATTCATGAGAGTTCTCAAGCTAAAATTGCTGCTGAGGTTGTAGATGTGTTACAAATTCCTGCGTTTTTATGCAGACAAACTGATCTTTTAGTAGCCGCAGCACAAACTAAAGCTAAGGTTAATATCAAAAAAGGCCAATTTTTAAATCCAGATGATATTAAATTTAGCGTGAGTAAAATTTTACAAACTAGGGGTATTAACGCAGAAGGTTATGAAGTAGCTAAAGAAAATGGAGTGTTTGTAGCAGAAAGAGGCTCAAGCTTTGGTTATGGAAATTTGGTTGTTGATATGCGAAGTTTAATTATAATGAGAAAATACGCTCCTGTTATTTTTGATGCGACTCATAGTGTGCAAATGCCTGGAGCTAATAATGGAAGTAGTGGTGGTAAAAGTGAATTTGTAGAGCCATTAGCAAGAGCTGCAGCTGCAGTTGGGGTGGATGGGTTTTTCTTTGAAACACATTTAAATCCTTGCGAGGCTTTATGTGATGGTCCAAATATGCTTGATATTTCAAGACTTAAAAAATGTGTGGATACACTTTTAAAAATTCAAGAAAATATTTAA